The following are from one region of the Nostoc cf. commune SO-36 genome:
- a CDS encoding glycosyltransferase family 2 protein, which translates to MNHQPVDATTPASFLPMVSVVVPIYNGETDLPELINCLLSQTYPKDRVEYLLVDNNSSDRTLTILKTSAENCPIAIHPLSETQIQSSYAARNTGIRAATGEIIVFTDADCRPQPQWLDALIKPFVNKEVVIIAGEILALPGTTLLEQHADRQETLSQKHTLNHSFRPYGQTANLAIRRIALEKVGLFRPYLTTGGDADICWRILGENIGRLEFAPNAIVQHRHRTTLQELQSQWRRYGRSNRYLHELHSVDLMRDMTPKEYGYRLGRWLLKELPRDIKKAIAGQATLVDLLNTPIGLFTARARSGGQRDAKLPENAKIIERL; encoded by the coding sequence GAGTTAATTAATTGTCTGTTGTCTCAAACTTATCCAAAAGATCGGGTAGAGTACTTGTTGGTGGACAATAATAGTAGCGATCGCACTCTCACTATCCTCAAAACATCTGCTGAAAATTGCCCAATTGCAATTCACCCTTTGAGCGAAACCCAAATTCAAAGCTCTTACGCTGCTCGTAATACTGGGATTCGCGCCGCTACTGGTGAAATTATTGTTTTTACCGATGCAGATTGTCGCCCACAACCGCAATGGTTAGATGCATTAATTAAACCTTTTGTCAACAAAGAAGTGGTAATTATCGCTGGGGAAATTTTGGCACTACCAGGCACAACTCTGCTAGAACAGCACGCAGATCGTCAAGAAACTTTGTCGCAAAAGCATACCCTTAACCATTCCTTTCGTCCCTATGGTCAAACGGCTAATTTGGCGATTCGACGCATTGCCTTAGAAAAAGTGGGTTTATTTCGTCCCTATCTTACCACTGGTGGCGATGCCGATATTTGCTGGCGGATTTTGGGGGAAAACATTGGGCGGTTGGAATTTGCCCCGAATGCGATCGTTCAGCACCGTCACCGCACTACACTTCAAGAACTACAAAGTCAATGGCGGCGTTATGGACGCTCAAATCGCTATTTACATGAATTGCACAGTGTAGATTTAATGCGAGACATGACACCAAAAGAATACGGCTATCGTTTGGGACGTTGGTTATTGAAAGAGTTACCAAGAGACATTAAAAAGGCAATCGCGGGTCAAGCTACCCTTGTAGATTTATTAAATACTCCTATTGGATTATTTACAGCTAGGGCGCGTTCTGGTGGGCAAAGAGATGCGAAGTTGCCAGAGAATGCCAAGATAATTGAGCGACTGTAA
- a CDS encoding DUF433 domain-containing protein has product MTLKELQPQLLALSLEEKAQAIQILAASLSNGLIGIEKTPGVMGGDACIRQTRIPVWLLVSLRHQGASEAYLLEDYPTLTAADLVNAWLYAEVYPEEIEMA; this is encoded by the coding sequence ATGACACTGAAAGAGCTACAACCTCAACTTTTAGCCCTATCTTTGGAAGAAAAGGCACAGGCAATTCAGATTTTGGCGGCGAGTCTCAGCAATGGGTTGATTGGCATTGAGAAAACACCGGGTGTGATGGGGGGAGATGCCTGTATTCGGCAGACTCGGATTCCTGTTTGGTTGTTGGTTAGCCTCCGCCATCAAGGGGCAAGCGAAGCTTATTTGTTAGAAGATTACCCGACGCTAACTGCTGCTGATTTAGTGAATGCATGGCTGTACGCAGAGGTTTATCCTGAAGAAATTGAAATGGCGTAG
- a CDS encoding RNA-guided endonuclease InsQ/TnpB family protein, with protein MYRTIPVRAKFSDEETAFWINQCENANSLINCALYEAKKIHYANLEANGNAFTIYWRGDDLRSGWKTYRCSTTYPELDLILKQNVHYKAMAAQSAQQTLKSVGESITAYNGLVKAYYNGEVDKPSLPKYRKKGGLAAVTFPRQAISFKEGYFKPSISKESKPELLSEIRLYLPEFIDSDWVKEVTIRPNFGQLWIDWVIDDGKEPIGNSPNLDYTQAWSFDHGGSNWLTGVSTRGKSLIIDGRKLRSMNQGYCRLVAKYKQGKSDFYWDSNLDRVQRNRNNQMRDAINKAARFIINQCLNDRVGNIIVGWNTGQKQNSNMGKRNNQNFVVIPTARLIDRLKQLCPEYGITLTITEEAYTSKASFLDGDSLPKHGEKPQGWNPSGKRIERGLYKSRDGFVINADCNGSANIMRKVATQLGLNLAEVGRAFLTVPQRIDLFTRLNKSYRKRCGAGLLDPVATSV; from the coding sequence GTGTACAGAACAATTCCAGTTAGAGCTAAATTTAGTGACGAGGAGACAGCTTTTTGGATCAATCAGTGTGAAAATGCTAATAGTTTGATTAACTGTGCATTGTATGAAGCCAAGAAAATTCATTATGCCAATCTAGAAGCAAACGGCAATGCCTTTACAATTTATTGGCGTGGTGATGATTTGCGTAGCGGTTGGAAAACTTATAGATGTAGTACAACTTATCCAGAATTAGATTTAATTCTTAAGCAGAACGTACACTACAAGGCAATGGCTGCACAGTCAGCACAACAAACGCTGAAGTCTGTCGGGGAATCAATTACAGCTTACAATGGACTGGTTAAAGCTTATTATAATGGCGAGGTTGATAAGCCATCTTTGCCCAAATATCGTAAGAAAGGAGGTCTAGCTGCTGTCACATTTCCTCGCCAAGCTATCAGCTTTAAAGAAGGATACTTTAAACCTTCAATTAGCAAAGAAAGCAAACCAGAATTGTTGTCCGAGATTAGATTATATCTCCCCGAATTCATTGATTCTGATTGGGTTAAAGAGGTAACAATTCGTCCAAACTTTGGGCAACTGTGGATAGATTGGGTAATTGATGATGGTAAAGAACCAATAGGGAATAGCCCCAATTTAGATTATACGCAAGCTTGGAGTTTTGACCACGGCGGATCTAATTGGCTAACAGGTGTTTCAACTCGTGGGAAAAGCTTAATCATTGATGGTCGTAAGCTTAGATCAATGAATCAAGGTTATTGTCGTTTAGTTGCTAAATATAAGCAGGGGAAGTCTGATTTTTATTGGGACTCTAACCTTGATAGAGTGCAGCGTAATCGCAACAATCAGATGCGAGATGCGATTAATAAAGCCGCTAGATTCATTATTAACCAATGCCTAAATGACCGAGTAGGTAACATTATTGTTGGATGGAATACCGGACAGAAACAAAATTCCAACATGGGTAAACGCAATAATCAAAACTTTGTTGTCATCCCCACGGCTAGATTAATCGACAGGTTAAAACAACTCTGCCCTGAGTACGGTATTACCTTAACAATTACCGAAGAAGCGTATACGTCAAAAGCATCATTTCTTGATGGCGACTCCCTACCCAAGCATGGCGAAAAGCCACAAGGGTGGAACCCATCAGGGAAAAGAATAGAGCGAGGGTTATATAAAAGTCGTGATGGCTTCGTTATTAATGCCGATTGCAATGGTAGCGCCAATATCATGAGAAAAGTAGCCACACAGCTAGGATTAAACCTAGCCGAGGTGGGTAGGGCATTCTTGACAGTGCCACAGCGAATTGATTTGTTTACGAGATTAAATAAATCATATCGTAAACGTTGCGGAGCGGGTCTTTTAGACCCCGTAGCAACATCAGTTTAG
- a CDS encoding DUF2157 domain-containing protein — MSSPLERPLKIEIRLPSSHPQLLEGLDIWLRLGLISDTQVRQLCQEFLVCTLALQPQAKAKTKVVFATSDPVQQLPVAALQSSSRRQPQQKPDKPNFISTMLQSLGAELSVRWLLFLGVFLVVVSSGVLAASQWERFPASGQYGVLFAYTLSFWGLSFWATRQSNLRLTAQTLLIVTLLLVPVNFWAMDSFRLWQNPVDWIVVAIACPTLTAITVLLSKNRAIFTNLHTGKLPLVNILGLSYLHWGWQLRGFPLVAVYMAMIGTTIISVYHNLYQGFNSGNEADGSDVYDGLHLRQKPNITLSTAVIIYALIVLLVRAIFVAKVDVTQLGLAIGICGWLVTWLAQQGGGRGQGAGGAGEAEGVTLISSSSPSSLLLWERLGGILLFLGWLVSVVNYPWQAIAVSGLGLWFVGSRLRWYSLKLDFAVVFVIGLQAIWLGWRLVPDNLQKLAIATATQLTNSQNEPWALLGVALFPYVILMVALTDSLYRSQKRELATFGELLTLLFGTFLTTIALINPTLRSLNLLFSTTTLAFVTQRRSPSLPLIYLTHIMGVLTFCSTINWFLPSLSQQAWASILLALMVAEWGFSLSNGLWRHSAWDIGLALAAASFFLLWINAESSWYGIADRQAYWGALWLVTPLTLTAVANATIVERRTTSRYLSVLTVVVAQLLIFQLPETRLIGLAVGTGLMFVNTRYLRNQPSAVITEGFALTFIGALLWTGVPGLPRLAMAGWFVAAAIATLSLWVTRTVLSRRGNELAVIYAAASDKWAIALCGFELFSLTLHSILIYSGFINSGFLYLAATAITLTAIVYRSWREPTNWAFYGIGWCLELLTAQVLGFGERSIVKVAIANIALGLIAQLVGEWWRRRHQLERLPSSLHILPLIYGLFSVLLRLYTFTEWTGLYSLGVALIIIGVGRRRESFKPLLYLGIIGVSISAYELLFYQMLQASGGALGDGLIAMSALGASIMYAYRILSPWLVSYLRLTPQELKGIAHIHWAWSSCLLMAAIPLPIGVNRLVGLATGVFLIRYAIFQGRNSRPSPSILGGITIAEMWVYIGLLEVAAMRVYWRETAVGKFWAGPLVPWNGAIACVVAYFLYILPWESWGWSKRPWQQAAYITPLIILWETRLQTYPITLLLAAGFYIFIAKVGENIRFTYISVALVDWALYRWFNELHLTDALWYVTAIGLSLLYIAQVDTQLRLPEYKAARHILRVLGNGLICGWAILFHQDAAWIPGIFSLIAIFAGLALRVRAFLYIGTATFIITTIYQSVIFSLQYSFLKWVVGLLVGILLIYIAANFETRRAQITSLIRSAIDEFQSWE; from the coding sequence ATGTCATCGCCCCTTGAGCGCCCGCTAAAAATTGAAATTAGACTGCCGTCCTCCCATCCTCAGTTATTAGAAGGATTAGATATATGGTTGCGCTTAGGTTTGATATCCGATACCCAAGTTAGGCAGTTATGTCAAGAGTTTTTGGTGTGTACGCTGGCGTTGCAACCCCAGGCTAAAGCTAAAACAAAGGTAGTATTTGCAACTTCCGACCCTGTGCAGCAGTTGCCTGTAGCAGCTTTACAATCTAGTAGCCGTAGACAACCGCAACAAAAACCAGATAAACCCAACTTTATCAGCACAATGTTGCAGTCCTTGGGGGCAGAACTGAGTGTCCGTTGGCTGCTTTTTTTAGGAGTATTTTTAGTAGTGGTATCCTCTGGGGTACTTGCTGCCAGTCAGTGGGAAAGGTTTCCCGCTTCTGGACAGTATGGAGTTTTATTTGCTTATACTTTGAGTTTCTGGGGGTTAAGTTTTTGGGCAACTAGGCAAAGCAACCTCAGATTGACGGCTCAGACTTTGCTGATTGTCACCCTTTTGTTAGTGCCAGTGAACTTTTGGGCGATGGATAGCTTTCGGTTGTGGCAAAATCCTGTGGATTGGATTGTAGTTGCGATCGCCTGTCCTACTCTCACTGCTATAACTGTTTTACTCTCCAAAAATCGGGCTATTTTTACCAATTTACATACTGGGAAATTACCTCTAGTAAATATTCTGGGACTGAGTTATCTGCATTGGGGTTGGCAATTAAGAGGATTTCCCTTAGTTGCCGTTTATATGGCAATGATTGGCACAACTATCATTAGTGTTTATCACAATCTTTACCAAGGGTTTAACTCTGGGAACGAGGCAGATGGAAGCGATGTCTACGACGGGCTACACCTACGCCAGAAGCCAAATATTACTTTATCTACGGCTGTAATTATTTATGCATTAATAGTGCTGCTAGTGCGAGCGATTTTTGTTGCCAAAGTAGATGTGACGCAGTTGGGGTTAGCTATTGGCATTTGCGGCTGGTTAGTAACTTGGTTAGCACAGCAAGGAGGAGGCAGGGGGCAGGGGGCAGGGGGAGCAGGGGAAGCAGAGGGAGTAACATTAATATCTTCTTCATCTCCGTCATCCCTGTTACTCTGGGAAAGACTTGGTGGCATTTTACTCTTCCTGGGTTGGTTGGTATCGGTAGTAAATTATCCTTGGCAAGCAATAGCTGTAAGTGGTTTGGGTTTGTGGTTTGTAGGAAGTCGCTTGCGGTGGTACAGTTTAAAGCTAGACTTCGCAGTAGTTTTTGTTATCGGTTTACAGGCGATTTGGTTAGGTTGGCGATTAGTACCTGATAACTTACAGAAATTGGCGATCGCAACTGCCACCCAACTCACTAATTCTCAAAATGAACCTTGGGCTTTGCTGGGTGTAGCTTTATTTCCCTACGTAATTTTGATGGTGGCGCTCACGGATAGCCTTTATCGTAGCCAAAAGCGAGAATTGGCTACATTTGGCGAACTACTCACCCTCTTATTTGGAACTTTTTTAACAACGATCGCTCTCATAAATCCCACATTGCGATCGCTAAATCTGCTATTTTCTACTACCACTCTCGCATTCGTTACTCAACGCCGCTCCCCTTCTCTTCCACTCATATATTTGACTCACATCATGGGGGTGCTGACATTTTGCTCTACCATCAATTGGTTCTTACCAAGCCTGAGTCAACAAGCCTGGGCAAGTATTTTATTGGCTCTGATGGTTGCAGAATGGGGATTTAGCCTAAGCAATGGATTATGGCGACATAGTGCATGGGACATCGGTTTAGCACTAGCCGCCGCTAGTTTTTTCCTCTTATGGATAAACGCAGAATCATCTTGGTATGGCATAGCTGATAGGCAAGCTTATTGGGGAGCCTTATGGCTAGTTACACCTTTAACTCTCACGGCTGTTGCCAATGCCACAATTGTAGAGCGTCGGACTACTAGCCGTTACTTGAGTGTTTTGACAGTTGTAGTTGCCCAATTACTGATTTTCCAGCTACCAGAAACCAGATTAATCGGTTTGGCTGTAGGTACTGGATTGATGTTCGTAAATACGCGCTATTTGCGAAACCAACCATCTGCGGTAATTACAGAAGGATTTGCTCTGACTTTCATTGGGGCGTTGCTGTGGACAGGTGTACCTGGTTTACCCCGCCTCGCGATGGCAGGTTGGTTTGTGGCAGCAGCGATCGCAACCTTAAGTTTATGGGTAACACGGACTGTTTTGAGCCGACGCGGTAACGAATTAGCAGTTATATATGCAGCCGCCAGTGATAAATGGGCGATCGCCTTGTGTGGTTTTGAGTTGTTTAGCTTAACGCTGCACTCAATATTGATTTACTCAGGGTTTATTAATTCTGGATTTTTGTACTTAGCTGCCACTGCAATCACCTTGACAGCTATTGTTTATCGCAGTTGGCGCGAACCGACAAATTGGGCATTTTATGGCATCGGTTGGTGTTTAGAATTGCTCACTGCCCAGGTGTTGGGATTTGGGGAACGCTCAATTGTTAAAGTTGCGATCGCAAATATTGCCTTGGGTTTAATTGCTCAACTTGTCGGAGAATGGTGGCGACGACGACATCAATTAGAAAGGCTTCCTAGCAGCCTTCACATTTTGCCCTTAATTTATGGTTTATTCAGCGTATTGCTGCGTTTGTACACCTTTACCGAGTGGACAGGTTTGTATTCCTTGGGTGTAGCTTTAATTATCATTGGCGTGGGGCGACGGCGTGAGAGTTTTAAACCCCTGCTTTACTTAGGAATCATTGGCGTATCCATTTCTGCTTATGAACTTTTGTTCTATCAAATGTTACAAGCTTCAGGAGGAGCATTAGGTGATGGATTGATTGCCATGTCTGCCCTTGGCGCTAGTATCATGTATGCTTATCGCATCCTATCGCCTTGGCTAGTTAGTTACTTGCGCTTGACTCCCCAAGAATTGAAAGGAATTGCCCATATACATTGGGCTTGGAGTAGCTGTTTATTAATGGCTGCAATTCCTCTCCCCATTGGAGTTAACCGTTTGGTGGGATTGGCAACTGGAGTATTTTTGATTCGTTACGCCATCTTTCAGGGACGAAATTCGCGCCCTTCCCCCAGCATCTTGGGAGGAATCACAATAGCCGAGATGTGGGTTTACATCGGCTTATTAGAAGTAGCCGCCATGAGGGTTTATTGGCGTGAGACAGCAGTCGGAAAATTTTGGGCTGGGCCGTTAGTTCCTTGGAATGGTGCGATCGCCTGTGTGGTAGCCTATTTTTTGTATATCCTACCTTGGGAAAGTTGGGGTTGGTCTAAAAGACCTTGGCAACAAGCCGCTTATATCACACCACTGATAATTTTATGGGAAACCAGACTGCAAACTTACCCAATTACCTTACTACTCGCAGCTGGATTTTACATCTTTATCGCCAAAGTGGGTGAAAACATCCGCTTTACGTATATCAGTGTAGCGTTGGTTGATTGGGCACTTTACCGTTGGTTTAATGAGTTGCATCTCACTGATGCTTTGTGGTACGTAACAGCAATTGGATTATCACTGCTTTATATTGCTCAAGTAGATACTCAACTGAGACTACCAGAATACAAAGCAGCTCGCCATATTCTGAGAGTGCTAGGCAATGGTTTAATTTGTGGTTGGGCTATTTTATTCCATCAAGATGCAGCCTGGATACCTGGAATTTTCAGCCTCATCGCCATTTTTGCCGGATTAGCTTTACGAGTCCGAGCTTTTCTCTACATTGGTACAGCCACTTTTATAATTACTACAATTTATCAATCGGTAATTTTCAGTTTGCAGTACTCTTTTTTAAAATGGGTTGTTGGCTTGCTAGTTGGCATCTTGCTGATTTACATTGCTGCCAACTTTGAAACCCGTCGCGCTCAAATAACTTCCTTAATTCGTAGCGCCATTGATGAATTTCAATCATGGGAATAA
- the tnpA gene encoding IS200/IS605 family transposase, with the protein MAKLSPSDHEYRRTSGSVSSLNYHFVFVPKRRKAVLIKEVAQRLQEIILELVVEHGWKLIALEIMPDHVHCFLNVPTHESPAEVARWIKGRASHHLRVEFPHLKRLPSLWSPSYFVASTGAASTEVVRKYIENQKSN; encoded by the coding sequence ATGGCTAAATTATCACCATCAGACCATGAATACAGGCGCACAAGTGGTTCAGTCTCATCCCTGAACTACCATTTTGTTTTTGTACCTAAACGCCGAAAAGCTGTGTTAATAAAAGAAGTCGCACAGCGTTTGCAAGAAATTATATTAGAATTAGTAGTTGAGCATGGATGGAAACTAATCGCCTTAGAAATAATGCCTGATCATGTCCATTGTTTTCTAAATGTCCCGACACATGAATCACCTGCTGAGGTAGCAAGGTGGATTAAGGGGAGGGCATCTCATCATTTAAGGGTTGAATTTCCACATCTAAAAAGACTCCCTTCTCTTTGGAGTCCTAGCTATTTTGTCGCTTCAACTGGTGCAGCGAGTACAGAGGTTGTAAGAAAATATATTGAGAATCAAAAAAGCAATTAA